In Anas acuta chromosome 6, bAnaAcu1.1, whole genome shotgun sequence, the following are encoded in one genomic region:
- the SGO2 gene encoding shugoshin 2 isoform X1, which produces MDKQATAKLSTTSDAVKRCMKRDRTSQTAKLNASLASKIKTKLLNNSSMFKVSLKQNNKALALALSVERESSRKLKKEKLFLQKEVEKLQLYNTLLHRKLSCLNKTLVEIEAFLNDNLLAAIEISSLPENLQSFLALTDGPSNCTDDQLKSMSQSASSAELPVKLPLLTASTGKQQGSPSVYEITKSSESTTTLSKDMHSDQVKFALSLPSGKNNQKINEVDKVETNNDKNIVLEENHLHGELYYNSAFLTHINNTQSLRQSEELIKQKNISLPFCGNVPERRNHAALYRSKPQPNINDFDKKCISDMHHHGSSSKTNYMNLQGSSSGLSHTIPSPLEFNSEGKIEFKSMLLIDKTKPEETVYDADMELTASDAGELLTVTSKDKDKLHQNKNNNANSDKILGNFRRVKYSKNDKEKMKSKTEVSSDLYAEERHTRADKSKVSKITESQTQLFQSQTEQQPTKKSLQKQNLPNTNDYYEAQNCPSKTRDTRTCLIKLAHPRKQEQEKNKETFSETYEELETKIKADSDSSNSKISSQVYCAESLLFQDNTSNVLPLQQEFPSENAKHIRPQINRKPLQNPSKIITAKCCGVENGQYGEYGSKMSQTERCQDDRKKKQDQKNTIKSKCNKKGSNRQRENNSVHKITEKAHGNSTNFSPGRLKRTLAKAGRKAYIMPTKDLTQFSLCKSEELKNKDTLCTQAAHGNKITETQQSQVALITQNGVAMNIPQATASTQQVDGNVNALKGVDSSSMTCKTPNTSNSSENQVKNKGSFTSGVMETRPEKNYFRRTDQVQLNILDDHEVPHKIDSFMSKLKPTVEKSEYLNFIPVDFSKNMSLNTGSLFQEDLSNLELQALDNPKFHSSVNLCMLRNSEIWGKNNQDKALDVGKAEQKLDRISRETFEKTLAPGHGRTAFQDLTNTSVCSHASLPTCPKVLEENSAAPARGGRPKICYKEPGLRWQVSVN; this is translated from the exons aTAACTCATCAATGTTTAAagtatctttaaaacaaaataataaagcatTAGCTCTGGCTTTGAGTGTGGAGAGAGAAAGTTCTCGGAAACTGAAGAAGGAGaagctttttcttcagaaggaagtagaaaagctgcagctttATAATACCTTGCTTCATCGGAAACTAAGCTGTTTG AATAAAACTCTTGTAGAAATAGAAGCATTTTTGAATGATAACCTTTTAGCTGCAATAGAAATAAGCAGTCTTCCTGAG aatcTTCAGAGTTTTCTTGCTCTGACAGATGGCCCAAGTAACTGTACTGATGACCAGTTGAAGAGTATGTCTCAGTCAGCTAG CTCTGCAGAATTGCCTGTGAAGCTTCCTTTACTCACAGCATCTACTGGAAAACAGCAGGGTAGCCCTTCTGTGTATGAAATAACAAAATCTTCTGAAAGTACCACTACTTTGTCAAAGGACATGCATTCAGATCAAGTCAAGTTTGCATTATCATTGCCTTCTggtaaaaataatcaaaagataAATGAAGTAGACAAGGTGGAaacaaacaatgacaaaaatataGTTTTAGAAG AAAATCATTTACATGGAGAACTATACTACAATAGTGCATTCCTGACTCATATCAATAATACTCAATCTCTGAGACAGTCTGAGGAgcttataaaacaaaaaaatatttcattgccATTCTGTGGAAATGTGCCTGAAAGAAGGAACCATGCAGCACTTTATAGGTCAAAACCTCAACCTAATATAAATGACTTTGATAAAAAATGTATCTCGGATATGCATCATCATGgtagcagcagcaaaaccaatTACATGAATTTGCAGGGAAGTTCAAGTGGCTTGTCTCACACTATCCCTTCACCTCTTGAATTTAACAGTGAAGGTAAAATAGAGTTTAAGTCAATGCTGCTTATTGACAAGACTAAACCTGAAGAAACCGTATATGATGCTGATATGGAGTTGACTGCCAGTGATGCAGGTGAGCTGCTCACAGTTACATCAAAAGACAAAGATAAGctacatcaaaataaaaacaataatgcCAATTCTGATAAAATATTGGGAAATTTCAGAAGagtaaaatattctaaaaatgataaagagaaaatgaaaagcaagactGAAGTCAGTTCAGATTTGTATGCAGAAGAAAGGCACACCAGGGCTGACAAGAGCAAAGTTTCAAAAATTACTGAGTCACAAACGCAGCTATTCCAAAGTCAGACAGAACAGCAACCTACGAAGAAATCTTTACAGAAGCAGAATTTGCCAAATACTAATGACTATTATGAAGCACAAAATTGTCCAAGTAAAACTAGAGATACTAGGACATGCCTAATTAAACTAGCACAtccaagaaaacaagaacaagagaaaaataaagaaactttCTCAGAAACATATGAAGAATtggaaaccaaaataaaagcagactCAGATTCATCTAATAGCAAGATCTCTTCTCAAGTTTATTGTGCTGAAAGTTTACTGTTTCAGGATAACACCTCTAATGTATTACCTTTACAGCAGGAATTTCCAAGTGAAAATGCAAAGCATATCAGACCACAAATAAACAGGAAACCCCTTCAAAACCCTTCTAAAATAATCACAGCAAAATGCTGTGGAGTGGAAAATGGGCAGTATGGAGAATATGGTTCAAAAATGTCTCAAACAGAGAGGTGCCaagatgacagaaagaaaaaacaagaccaGAAGAATACTATAAAGagtaaatgcaataaaaaaggTAGTAAcagacaaagagaaaataatagtgTTCATAAAATTACTGAGAAAGCACATGGTAACAGTACTAATTTTTCACCAGGCAGATTAAAACGTACATTGGCAAAGGCTGGCCGTAAAGCATATATAATGCCAACAAAAGATCTTACACAGTTCTCACTTTGCAAAagtgaagaattaaaaaataaggatACATTGTGCACACAGGCTGctcatggaaataaaataactgaaactCAGCAATCTCAGGTAGCTTTAATTACTCAGAATGGTGTAGCTATGAATATACCACAGGCTACCGCCTCTACACAACAAGTTGATGGCAATGTTAATGCATTAAAGGGGGTAGATTCCTCATCAATGACATGCAAAACCCCTAACACTAGtaattcttctgaaaatcaaGTAAAGAACAAAGGGAGCTTTACTTCTGGTGTTATGGAGACCagaccagaaaaaaattatttcaggcGTACTGATCAGGTACAGCTGAACATTTTGGATGACCATGAAGTCCCGCATAAGATAGATTCCTTTATGAGCAAATTAAAACCTACAGttgaaaaatcagaatatttgAATTTCATACCTGTAGATTTTTCTAAGAATATGTCATTAAATACAGGTAGCCTTTTCCAGGAAGATCTTTCCAATTTGGAGCTCCAAGCTCTTGATAACCCTAAATTCCATTCTTCCGTCAACCTCTGCATGCTGAGAAACTCTGaaatctgggggaaaaataatcaagatAAAGCACTGGATGttggaaaagcagagcaaaagtTGGATCGTATTTCTAGAGAGACTTTTGAAAAGACTCTGGCACCTGGTCATG GGAGAACAGCTTTTCAAGATCTGACAAATACCAGTGTATGTTCTCATGCTTCTTTACCTACATGCCCTAaagttttagaagaaaattcagCAGCACCAGCTAGAGGAGGAAGACCCAAAATTTGCTACAAAGAGCCCGGTCTAAGATGGCAAGTATCTGTAAATTAG
- the SGO2 gene encoding shugoshin 2 isoform X2 has translation MDKQATAKLSTTSDAVKRCMKRDRTSQTAKLNASLASKIKTKLLNNSSMFKVSLKQNNKALALALSVERESSRKLKKEKLFLQKEVEKLQLYNTLLHRKLSCLNKTLVEIEAFLNDNLLAAIEISSLPENLQSFLALTDGPSNCTDDQLKSMSQSASSAELPVKLPLLTASTGKQQGSPSVYEITKSSESTTTLSKDMHSDQVKFALSLPSGKNNQKINEVDKVETNNDKNIVLEENHLHGELYYNSAFLTHINNTQSLRQSEELIKQKNISLPFCGNVPERRNHAALYRSKPQPNINDFDKKCISDMHHHGSSSKTNYMNLQGSSSGLSHTIPSPLEFNSEGKIEFKSMLLIDKTKPEETVYDADMELTASDAGELLTVTSKDKDKLHQNKNNNANSDKILGNFRRVKYSKNDKEKMKSKTEVSSDLYAEERHTRADKSKVSKITESQTQLFQSQTEQQPTKKSLQKQNLPNTNDYYEAQNCPSKTRDTRTCLIKLAHPRKQEQEKNKETFSETYEELETKIKADSDSSNSKISSQVYCAESLLFQDNTSNVLPLQQEFPSENAKHIRPQINRKPLQNPSKIITAKCCGVENGQYGEYGSKMSQTERCQDDRKKKQDQKNTIKSKCNKKGSLFQEDLSNLELQALDNPKFHSSVNLCMLRNSEIWGKNNQDKALDVGKAEQKLDRISRETFEKTLAPGHGRTAFQDLTNTSVCSHASLPTCPKVLEENSAAPARGGRPKICYKEPGLRWQVSVN, from the exons aTAACTCATCAATGTTTAAagtatctttaaaacaaaataataaagcatTAGCTCTGGCTTTGAGTGTGGAGAGAGAAAGTTCTCGGAAACTGAAGAAGGAGaagctttttcttcagaaggaagtagaaaagctgcagctttATAATACCTTGCTTCATCGGAAACTAAGCTGTTTG AATAAAACTCTTGTAGAAATAGAAGCATTTTTGAATGATAACCTTTTAGCTGCAATAGAAATAAGCAGTCTTCCTGAG aatcTTCAGAGTTTTCTTGCTCTGACAGATGGCCCAAGTAACTGTACTGATGACCAGTTGAAGAGTATGTCTCAGTCAGCTAG CTCTGCAGAATTGCCTGTGAAGCTTCCTTTACTCACAGCATCTACTGGAAAACAGCAGGGTAGCCCTTCTGTGTATGAAATAACAAAATCTTCTGAAAGTACCACTACTTTGTCAAAGGACATGCATTCAGATCAAGTCAAGTTTGCATTATCATTGCCTTCTggtaaaaataatcaaaagataAATGAAGTAGACAAGGTGGAaacaaacaatgacaaaaatataGTTTTAGAAG AAAATCATTTACATGGAGAACTATACTACAATAGTGCATTCCTGACTCATATCAATAATACTCAATCTCTGAGACAGTCTGAGGAgcttataaaacaaaaaaatatttcattgccATTCTGTGGAAATGTGCCTGAAAGAAGGAACCATGCAGCACTTTATAGGTCAAAACCTCAACCTAATATAAATGACTTTGATAAAAAATGTATCTCGGATATGCATCATCATGgtagcagcagcaaaaccaatTACATGAATTTGCAGGGAAGTTCAAGTGGCTTGTCTCACACTATCCCTTCACCTCTTGAATTTAACAGTGAAGGTAAAATAGAGTTTAAGTCAATGCTGCTTATTGACAAGACTAAACCTGAAGAAACCGTATATGATGCTGATATGGAGTTGACTGCCAGTGATGCAGGTGAGCTGCTCACAGTTACATCAAAAGACAAAGATAAGctacatcaaaataaaaacaataatgcCAATTCTGATAAAATATTGGGAAATTTCAGAAGagtaaaatattctaaaaatgataaagagaaaatgaaaagcaagactGAAGTCAGTTCAGATTTGTATGCAGAAGAAAGGCACACCAGGGCTGACAAGAGCAAAGTTTCAAAAATTACTGAGTCACAAACGCAGCTATTCCAAAGTCAGACAGAACAGCAACCTACGAAGAAATCTTTACAGAAGCAGAATTTGCCAAATACTAATGACTATTATGAAGCACAAAATTGTCCAAGTAAAACTAGAGATACTAGGACATGCCTAATTAAACTAGCACAtccaagaaaacaagaacaagagaaaaataaagaaactttCTCAGAAACATATGAAGAATtggaaaccaaaataaaagcagactCAGATTCATCTAATAGCAAGATCTCTTCTCAAGTTTATTGTGCTGAAAGTTTACTGTTTCAGGATAACACCTCTAATGTATTACCTTTACAGCAGGAATTTCCAAGTGAAAATGCAAAGCATATCAGACCACAAATAAACAGGAAACCCCTTCAAAACCCTTCTAAAATAATCACAGCAAAATGCTGTGGAGTGGAAAATGGGCAGTATGGAGAATATGGTTCAAAAATGTCTCAAACAGAGAGGTGCCaagatgacagaaagaaaaaacaagaccaGAAGAATACTATAAAGagtaaatgcaataaaaaag GTAGCCTTTTCCAGGAAGATCTTTCCAATTTGGAGCTCCAAGCTCTTGATAACCCTAAATTCCATTCTTCCGTCAACCTCTGCATGCTGAGAAACTCTGaaatctgggggaaaaataatcaagatAAAGCACTGGATGttggaaaagcagagcaaaagtTGGATCGTATTTCTAGAGAGACTTTTGAAAAGACTCTGGCACCTGGTCATG GGAGAACAGCTTTTCAAGATCTGACAAATACCAGTGTATGTTCTCATGCTTCTTTACCTACATGCCCTAaagttttagaagaaaattcagCAGCACCAGCTAGAGGAGGAAGACCCAAAATTTGCTACAAAGAGCCCGGTCTAAGATGGCAAGTATCTGTAAATTAG
- the SGO2 gene encoding shugoshin 2 isoform X3, which produces MDKQATAKLSTTSDAVKRCMKRDRTSQTAKLNASLASKIKTKLLNNSSMFKVSLKQNNKALALALSVERESSRKLKKEKLFLQKEVEKLQLYNTLLHRKLSCLNKTLVEIEAFLNDNLLAAIEISSLPENLQSFLALTDGPSNCTDDQLKSMSQSASSAELPVKLPLLTASTGKQQGSPSVYEITKSSESTTTLSKDMHSDQVKFALSLPSGKNNQKINEVDKVETNNDKNIVLEENHLHGELYYNSAFLTHINNTQSLRQSEELIKQKNISLPFCGNVPERRNHAALYRSKPQPNINDFDKKCISDMHHHGSSSKTNYMNLQGSSSGLSHTIPSPLEFNSEGKIEFKSMLLIDKTKPEETVYDADMELTASDAGSLFQEDLSNLELQALDNPKFHSSVNLCMLRNSEIWGKNNQDKALDVGKAEQKLDRISRETFEKTLAPGHGRTAFQDLTNTSVCSHASLPTCPKVLEENSAAPARGGRPKICYKEPGLRWQVSVN; this is translated from the exons aTAACTCATCAATGTTTAAagtatctttaaaacaaaataataaagcatTAGCTCTGGCTTTGAGTGTGGAGAGAGAAAGTTCTCGGAAACTGAAGAAGGAGaagctttttcttcagaaggaagtagaaaagctgcagctttATAATACCTTGCTTCATCGGAAACTAAGCTGTTTG AATAAAACTCTTGTAGAAATAGAAGCATTTTTGAATGATAACCTTTTAGCTGCAATAGAAATAAGCAGTCTTCCTGAG aatcTTCAGAGTTTTCTTGCTCTGACAGATGGCCCAAGTAACTGTACTGATGACCAGTTGAAGAGTATGTCTCAGTCAGCTAG CTCTGCAGAATTGCCTGTGAAGCTTCCTTTACTCACAGCATCTACTGGAAAACAGCAGGGTAGCCCTTCTGTGTATGAAATAACAAAATCTTCTGAAAGTACCACTACTTTGTCAAAGGACATGCATTCAGATCAAGTCAAGTTTGCATTATCATTGCCTTCTggtaaaaataatcaaaagataAATGAAGTAGACAAGGTGGAaacaaacaatgacaaaaatataGTTTTAGAAG AAAATCATTTACATGGAGAACTATACTACAATAGTGCATTCCTGACTCATATCAATAATACTCAATCTCTGAGACAGTCTGAGGAgcttataaaacaaaaaaatatttcattgccATTCTGTGGAAATGTGCCTGAAAGAAGGAACCATGCAGCACTTTATAGGTCAAAACCTCAACCTAATATAAATGACTTTGATAAAAAATGTATCTCGGATATGCATCATCATGgtagcagcagcaaaaccaatTACATGAATTTGCAGGGAAGTTCAAGTGGCTTGTCTCACACTATCCCTTCACCTCTTGAATTTAACAGTGAAGGTAAAATAGAGTTTAAGTCAATGCTGCTTATTGACAAGACTAAACCTGAAGAAACCGTATATGATGCTGATATGGAGTTGACTGCCAGTGATGCAG GTAGCCTTTTCCAGGAAGATCTTTCCAATTTGGAGCTCCAAGCTCTTGATAACCCTAAATTCCATTCTTCCGTCAACCTCTGCATGCTGAGAAACTCTGaaatctgggggaaaaataatcaagatAAAGCACTGGATGttggaaaagcagagcaaaagtTGGATCGTATTTCTAGAGAGACTTTTGAAAAGACTCTGGCACCTGGTCATG GGAGAACAGCTTTTCAAGATCTGACAAATACCAGTGTATGTTCTCATGCTTCTTTACCTACATGCCCTAaagttttagaagaaaattcagCAGCACCAGCTAGAGGAGGAAGACCCAAAATTTGCTACAAAGAGCCCGGTCTAAGATGGCAAGTATCTGTAAATTAG